DNA sequence from the Acanthochromis polyacanthus isolate Apoly-LR-REF ecotype Palm Island chromosome 5, KAUST_Apoly_ChrSc, whole genome shotgun sequence genome:
TGATTAgttgtatggtctctaaaatgtaagaaaatgtgAATTGGTGTTTCCCAAAGACCATGAGGACATCCTCTTTTGttatgttcagtttactgtcatagaggaccaaagacaccagaaaatatttaaagttaaaatgctCTAATCTGATTATATTCACTTTTCAAAAAAACTTAAATTGATTAATTGATAATCAGAATAGTTTGCGATGAATCTAAGAGTTGACAACCAAAAGATCAATAGGTAAATTTATAATTAAAGAGTTTTCGCTTGCCATGCACAGGTTTTTGGTTCCAGTTAAACTAGACAAATTAGTTATGTTGCCAACAACTGGCAACAAAACGGTACCAAAGGGAGACCTGCCTGTCAGTGTCATCCTTTCTGTCACCAAAATTGTTTCCATAGAACTGACATGGcgtttctttttgcaaccagattttccttttcagtgtttgtgaCCATTTACTGTGCACAAGCATGTCAACAAATGAATTAagaattctgtttaaaaaattgtaaattatGTTCTATGAGACAGACTTATCTTGTAGATTAGTCATGGAATATAAGACctgtaagttttttttgttctgtcaaGCAGCGGTAGACTTTGCAGTCTTACCCCACAGATATACATAATTGTacaatttttttattgtggtaGAATAAAGTTCATTGACCTGGACTGTCAGTATGTGTCCTTTCCTGTCGAATCACAGAATCAGAGAGATTTtagcacacaaaaatgaccGCTATCAAAATATGTGACCTTATCTCAATACCACAAAGGCACCATCTTTTGTAACAGCTGTCAAAATAAGGAATAAATTTGTTATGAACtatgaaacacattttctgtggCAATACTGCTCACATTCCTGGTTAGAGCCCAAGATTTTGCGTAAAAGTTGCTATGATATAATGTGTTAGAATGTTTTGGAAGTTTTCACAATAAGTTTTTAAATCATTGATAAGGCACCACACTATAAATGAGATGATTTAAATGATGCTTTAGAGTAAACAACCATGTTATGTTTCTTTTCTTCGCACAGGAAAGTCATCTCTTACAATACAGTTTGTGGAAGGACAGTTTGTTGACTCCTATGATCCCACCATTGAAAACAGTAAGTGTCGTCATTCAATTGTTTGTCAGACATTACAGCAAAGAAAATCATACTGGATTTGGCTGACTGTAAAATTGTACAACTaattcctcctctctctctccccccccccccccccaagccTTTAACAAAATGGTCAGTGTGAATGGCCAAGATTTCAATCTTCAGCTAGTTGATACAGCTGGACAAGTGAGTAGTCAGTCTACTACCATGACGAATACTTTGACTTCCTCTTGTGTTTCATCTAcacttttgtgtgttaaatccaaattttttacatttctcatTGCTGACATTATGACATGAACTCTGATTTCTGTTCTGTACCTAAATACATGTCATTTTGTAGAAGCTGACACTTATATTTTTTGAGCCTTTTTTGATAATGTTGTAAACCTTTGATGCGCAGTGTGGGTCAGGAAATACCCATtatccattggatttgggtcacttttgacccatgttgttaATTGGTAACAATATTAACATTGAACTACTTCTTCTCTGTTTTAGGATGAATACTCAATTTTCTCACAGTCCCACTCAGTGGACCTCCATGGCTATGTCCTCGTCTATTCAGTGACTTCCATGAAAAGGTAGGTGGATGTTGTGTTCCCCATCTGTGTGAATAAGGCACATACAATTAAAAGTCACtctattttggatttttttaaaaaaagctttgttTCTTAAAAGTGATGCCgtcactgtgtttttgtgcatttagaTTTGGCCATTAAGGGTGTTGATAATACAGTAATTTTAAAGCACAAGAATGCAATCcaattaaatataataatattacTAGGTTTatgttattttctgttgttattGGAGAGACATTGAATTAACTTCACTGTTCTTTTCAAGGCTGTAGTTTTTATATTCAGCTGTACCAGATGCCTACTTGCTCATcgtattatatttttgttatatatatatttttaaacattatagTAAATTAGTAGTTACTGGCTACTCTCAGATCAGTGCCTTAAATTGCTTTGATGTTTGTCTTCTCAGTTTTGAAGTTGTGCAGGTGCTGCACGACAAGCTGCTAGACATGGTTGGGAAAATTCAGTaagtttggtttgttgtttagatttctgtgtttccagaatgtgtttttcctcaagGCTTCTTTTTAACCTGGATATTCTCTGCTTAGGGTTCCAATTGTTCTCGTCGGGAACAAAAAAGATCTCCATATGGAAAGGTAGTAGAGATGAAGTCCGTAGAATGTAAACTACTTATCTTGTGTTGTTA
Encoded proteins:
- the rhebl1 gene encoding ras homolog, mTORC1 binding like 1; this translates as MPQPKSRKIAVIGYRSVGKSSLTIQFVEGQFVDSYDPTIENTFNKMVSVNGQDFNLQLVDTAGQDEYSIFSQSHSVDLHGYVLVYSVTSMKSFEVVQVLHDKLLDMVGKIQVPIVLVGNKKDLHMERVIKPEEGKKLADSWGAAFIESSAKENETAVEVFKRIILEMERADGNAPPEEKKCAVM